From the Kribbella sp. CA-293567 genome, the window ACGGCCAGACCAACGAGTCCTACTCACAACCGATCGGTGAGGCGCTGTCCGCTAGCGGCGCCTCGCTGGTGCTGGGCTAGCGGCTGCGGGCAGGAGCCCGTAGTCGATGGGGGTCCGGTACCTAGGTGGGGCAGTTCGGGCACGGCCACTACGGTGGTCGGGTGCGAACTGCCCCACCGAATCAGTTTCCGAGCCCTGTGCAGGGACTGCCCACCCCGGATCGCTGTCTGGTGATGGGCGTCGTCAACGTGACCCCGGACTCGTTCTCCGACGGCGGTGAGTGGTTCGAGCCGACCGCCGCGATCGAGCACGGGCGTGAACTGCTGGCCGAAGGCGCCGACCTGCTGGACGTCGGTGGGGAGTCCACCCGGCCGGGGGCCGAGCGGCCGGCGCCGGCCGAGGAGCTCCGCCGGGTGCTGCCGGTGATCGAGACGCTGGCCGCCGAGGGAGCGCTGATCTCGATCGACACGATGCGCGCCGATGTCGCCGCGCTCGCGCTGGACGCCGGGGCCGTGATGGTCAACGACGTGTCCGGCGGGCTGGCCGACCCGGAGATGCTCGGGCTGGTGGCCGACCGGGGTACGCCGTACGTCTGCATGCACTGGCGTGGGCACTCCGCCGAGATGCAGCAGCGCGCGCAGTACGCCGATGTGGTGCCCGAGGTGGTCGCCGAACTGGCCCTGCGCCTCGAGGCGATCGCCGCGGCCGGAGTGGACCTGAACCGGGTCGCGCTCGACCCCGGACTGGGCTTCGCGAAGAACGCGGACCACAACTGGGAGGTGCTGCGCCGGCTGCGCGAGTTCGCCGTCCTGGAAAGGCCGTTGCTGATCGGTGCCTCACGGAAGGCGTTCCTGGGTAGGCTGCTCGCCGACGAGGAGACCGGGGAGCCTAGACCGGCCGTACGACGAGACGACGCCAGCGCGGCCGTCTCCGCCCTCGCCGCCGCGGCCGGAGCCTGGTGTGTCCGGGCTCACGCGGTGGCACCGAGTGCGGACGCGGTCCGGGTTGCGCGCCGGTGGGGAGCGGTATGACCGAAGAGCCGGGCGGTACGCGACGGGGTACGGGTGCCTCCGCGGAGACCGTGGTGCTGAACGCGAACACCGCGTTCTACAACGCGTTCGAGGCAGGCGACCTGGACCTGATGGCGGCGGTCTGGCTGCCGGAGCCCGATCCGGTCTGCATCCATCCGGGCAACGCGGCGATCTACGGGTACTCCGAGATGATGCGGGCCTGGGCGATGATCTTCGCCAATACGCCGTACATCCAGTTCTTCCTGACCGACGTACAGGTAAGAGTTGATGAAGACGTGGCCTACGTCACCTGTACGGAGAATGTCCTGTCGTCGGGCGAAGGGGCACCGGAGGAGGGTTTCGCGGGGGGAAAGGCACTGGCCACCAACGTCTTCCGCCGGACCGGTTCCGGCTGGCGGTTGTGGATCCACCACGCCTCCCCGGTACTGTCGTCCGGGGGTCGACAGGAGGAGGCAGAGTGAGCGGTCCCGTACTGCCCTCTGAGGTGCGGCCCCCGGACGTGATCGAGATCCGCGGCATCCGTGGATTCGGGCGGCACGGTGTCTTCGAGCACGAGCGGACCGACGGGCAGGAGTTCGTCGTGGACGTCCGGCTGGAGCTGGACACCCGGCCGGCCGCCGCCTCCGACCGGCTGGTGGACACCGTGAACTACGGGCTGGTGGCCGAGCAGGTGCACGCGGCCATCGAGAGCGACCCGGTCGACCTGATTGAGACACTGGCCCAACGGATCGCGGATCTGTGCCTCGCCGACCGGCGGGTGACAGCCACCGCGGTGACCATCCACAAACCATCGGCGCCGATCACGGTGCCTTTCGACGACGTTGTCCTGACCGTGCAGCGCAGAGCCGGAGAATCCTCGTGACTGAGACCCCTAGCCCCCACGTGATCGACGCGGACACCCTGAGCGGTGGCCTCAAGCCGATCCGGCAGGTGATCCTGTCGCTCGGTAGTAATCTCGGCGACCGGGAAGCCAACCTGCAGGGCGGCGTCGACGCGCTGCGGGACACCCCCGACGTGGTCGTCGTCGACGTCTCGCCGATCTACGAGACCGAGCCGATCGGTGGCCCGGACGAGTCCGGCCCCTACCTGAACATCGTGCTGCTGGCCGACACGACGCTGTCGGTCGACACCCTGCTGGACCGCGCGCACGCCGTCGAGCAGGCCTTCGGCCGGGAGCGCGGCGTGAAGG encodes:
- the folP gene encoding dihydropteroate synthase encodes the protein MGVVNVTPDSFSDGGEWFEPTAAIEHGRELLAEGADLLDVGGESTRPGAERPAPAEELRRVLPVIETLAAEGALISIDTMRADVAALALDAGAVMVNDVSGGLADPEMLGLVADRGTPYVCMHWRGHSAEMQQRAQYADVVPEVVAELALRLEAIAAAGVDLNRVALDPGLGFAKNADHNWEVLRRLREFAVLERPLLIGASRKAFLGRLLADEETGEPRPAVRRDDASAAVSALAAAAGAWCVRAHAVAPSADAVRVARRWGAV
- a CDS encoding nuclear transport factor 2 family protein; this translates as MTEEPGGTRRGTGASAETVVLNANTAFYNAFEAGDLDLMAAVWLPEPDPVCIHPGNAAIYGYSEMMRAWAMIFANTPYIQFFLTDVQVRVDEDVAYVTCTENVLSSGEGAPEEGFAGGKALATNVFRRTGSGWRLWIHHASPVLSSGGRQEEAE
- the folB gene encoding dihydroneopterin aldolase encodes the protein MSGPVLPSEVRPPDVIEIRGIRGFGRHGVFEHERTDGQEFVVDVRLELDTRPAAASDRLVDTVNYGLVAEQVHAAIESDPVDLIETLAQRIADLCLADRRVTATAVTIHKPSAPITVPFDDVVLTVQRRAGESS
- the folK gene encoding 2-amino-4-hydroxy-6-hydroxymethyldihydropteridine diphosphokinase gives rise to the protein MTETPSPHVIDADTLSGGLKPIRQVILSLGSNLGDREANLQGGVDALRDTPDVVVVDVSPIYETEPIGGPDESGPYLNIVLLADTTLSVDTLLDRAHAVEQAFGRERGVKGAPRTLDVDLITYGKKSIETEELTVPHPRAHERAFVLAPWLDIEPDAVLPGVGPVAELLAKVGSDGVKKLDELTIELQ